One part of the Chryseobacterium sp. 7 genome encodes these proteins:
- the rsmH gene encoding 16S rRNA (cytosine(1402)-N(4))-methyltransferase RsmH gives MYHNPVLLKQSVDDLVTNPDGIYVDCTFGGGGHSREILSRLSDKGRLFSFDQDLDALKNTIDDSRFTLVNQNFRFLENSLLMYGVPQVDGVLADLGVSSHQFDEADRGFSTRSNAPLDMRMNVMQNLDAKRVINEYEESELADLFYHYGELREARKLAREIVHHRKTKSIDTTEDLKKLFSYIPPHKVNKFYAQLFQAIRIEVNQELEVLKEMLVQAYNVLKPEGRLVVISYHSLEDRLVKRFLKNGMFEGEPERDIYGNYKKAFELIKSKAIIPDDQEIEENSRARSAKMRTGIKV, from the coding sequence ATGTATCATAACCCCGTTTTGTTGAAGCAGAGTGTTGATGATTTGGTGACGAATCCTGACGGAATATATGTGGACTGCACCTTTGGAGGCGGAGGCCATTCAAGAGAAATCTTGAGCAGACTTTCCGACAAAGGGAGATTGTTCAGTTTTGATCAGGACCTGGATGCACTTAAAAATACAATTGATGATTCCAGATTTACATTGGTTAATCAGAATTTCAGGTTTCTGGAAAACTCATTACTGATGTACGGAGTTCCTCAGGTGGATGGTGTTTTAGCTGACCTGGGTGTTTCTTCACATCAGTTTGATGAAGCAGACAGAGGTTTTTCCACAAGAAGCAATGCTCCTTTGGACATGAGAATGAATGTAATGCAGAATCTGGATGCCAAAAGAGTAATTAATGAATATGAAGAAAGTGAACTTGCAGATCTTTTCTACCATTACGGAGAATTAAGAGAAGCAAGAAAGCTGGCAAGAGAAATCGTTCATCATAGAAAAACTAAAAGTATAGATACTACGGAAGATCTGAAAAAATTATTCAGCTATATTCCGCCTCACAAAGTGAACAAGTTCTATGCTCAGCTTTTTCAGGCAATAAGAATTGAAGTAAACCAGGAACTTGAAGTATTAAAAGAAATGCTGGTTCAGGCTTACAATGTTTTAAAACCGGAAGGAAGATTAGTCGTTATTTCTTACCACTCTCTGGAAGACCGTTTGGTAAAAAGATTCCTGAAAAACGGAATGTTTGAAGGAGAACCGGAAAGAGATATCTACGGAAATTATAAAAAGGCATTCGAATTGATAAAGAGTAAAGCAATCATTCCTGATGACCAGGAAATTGAAGAAAATTCAAGAGCAAGAAGTGCCAAGATGAGAACAGGAATAAAAGTATAA
- a CDS encoding GNAT family N-acetyltransferase, whose translation MSNIIWKIKTFDEFTVPELYAVLKARIDVFVIEQNCPYPDLDNYDQKGVHIWAEEDGQVLAYCRVFDKGIKYDETSFGRVLTTEQARGKSLGKQLIQYAVETIENRFHTSEIKISAQDYLLRFYSGFGFVDTGKKYLEDDIPHTEMIRK comes from the coding sequence ATGAGTAATATTATCTGGAAAATTAAAACATTTGATGAATTTACGGTTCCTGAGCTATATGCAGTACTGAAAGCCCGTATTGATGTTTTTGTTATTGAACAGAACTGTCCTTATCCTGATCTGGATAATTATGATCAGAAAGGGGTTCATATCTGGGCAGAGGAAGATGGACAAGTACTTGCGTACTGCCGTGTATTTGATAAAGGAATAAAGTATGATGAAACTTCTTTTGGCAGAGTTCTGACTACGGAGCAGGCAAGAGGAAAAAGTCTGGGAAAACAGCTGATACAATATGCTGTAGAAACTATAGAAAACCGTTTTCATACTTCTGAAATTAAAATATCCGCACAGGATTATCTGTTAAGATTTTACAGTGGATTCGGATTTGTAGATACAGGTAAAAAATATCTTGAAGATGATATTCCGCATACGGAAATGATAAGAAAATAA
- a CDS encoding FtsL-like putative cell division protein — protein MAKRTTNRPQKRLTFIDIIKGNFLNRDEIKIHYKYFLLLFVLMMAMIYTNHLVNKKIKIVNALKEETEEYKSRNAYAQSKLIKVKMESELGKEVARDSLMTLENHPHKLLIKLDSTDAKAK, from the coding sequence GTGGCAAAAAGAACAACAAATCGCCCCCAGAAAAGACTCACTTTTATAGATATTATAAAAGGAAACTTTCTGAACCGTGATGAGATCAAAATACATTACAAGTATTTTCTCCTCCTGTTTGTTCTGATGATGGCCATGATTTATACCAACCATCTCGTCAATAAAAAAATAAAAATTGTAAACGCCTTAAAGGAAGAAACAGAAGAATATAAATCACGAAACGCTTACGCCCAGAGTAAGCTGATCAAAGTAAAAATGGAATCAGAGCTGGGGAAAGAGGTTGCCCGGGACTCATTAATGACCCTGGAAAACCACCCTCACAAATTGCTAATAAAACTGGACAGTACAGATGCAAAAGCAAAATGA
- the mraY gene encoding phospho-N-acetylmuramoyl-pentapeptide-transferase, with product MLYYLYEYLTDHGIHVPGLGMLKYISFRAGMAVLFSLIIALVYGKRVINYLRTKQMGELVRDLGLDGQKQKEGTPTMGGLIIILATIIPVLLFTRITNVYIVLLLVSMFWMGAIGFLDDYLKKIKKNKDGLSGKFKIVGQVGLGLIVGITMYFHPDITVKRKYADAKVVNRNNVEQNFMPTEKITVSTVPFAKNNEFDYSGILFWMNDKDAHEWAWIVFIPIVIFIVTAVSNGANITDGIDGLAAGTSAIILLTLALFAYLSGNIIFADYLNIMFLPNMGETTIFAVAMVGAVIGFFWYNTYPAQVFMGDTGSLMLGGVIAVLAIILRKELLIPVLCGIFLIENVSVMLQVVVFKYRKRKFGLEYAQNNRLFKMSPLHHHYQKEGFHESKIVNRMIIIGVILAIVCLITLKMR from the coding sequence ATGCTATACTATCTATACGAATATCTAACCGACCATGGAATTCACGTTCCGGGATTAGGAATGTTGAAATACATCTCCTTCCGTGCCGGAATGGCCGTTTTATTTTCACTTATTATTGCTCTTGTCTACGGAAAAAGAGTAATCAATTACCTGAGAACAAAACAAATGGGTGAACTGGTACGTGATCTTGGATTGGATGGCCAAAAACAAAAAGAAGGAACTCCTACTATGGGAGGGCTTATCATTATTTTGGCAACTATTATTCCGGTATTGCTGTTTACAAGAATTACCAATGTGTATATCGTTCTGTTACTGGTTTCAATGTTCTGGATGGGTGCCATTGGTTTCCTTGATGATTATTTAAAGAAAATCAAAAAAAATAAAGACGGTTTAAGTGGTAAATTCAAAATTGTAGGACAAGTCGGATTAGGGCTAATTGTCGGAATTACAATGTATTTTCACCCGGACATTACCGTGAAAAGAAAATATGCAGATGCTAAAGTAGTGAACAGAAACAATGTAGAGCAAAACTTTATGCCTACAGAAAAAATTACTGTTTCTACCGTTCCATTTGCCAAAAATAATGAGTTTGATTACAGCGGAATTTTATTCTGGATGAATGATAAAGATGCCCATGAGTGGGCATGGATTGTCTTTATTCCCATTGTAATCTTCATTGTAACAGCCGTTTCGAACGGAGCCAATATCACAGACGGAATTGATGGTCTTGCCGCAGGTACAAGCGCCATTATCTTGCTCACACTGGCTCTTTTCGCTTATCTATCCGGGAATATCATCTTTGCAGACTATCTGAATATCATGTTCCTTCCGAATATGGGAGAAACCACCATTTTTGCCGTGGCAATGGTAGGTGCCGTGATCGGGTTCTTCTGGTACAATACCTATCCTGCACAGGTTTTCATGGGAGACACCGGAAGTTTGATGCTGGGAGGAGTAATTGCCGTTTTAGCCATTATTTTAAGAAAAGAATTGCTGATTCCTGTATTATGCGGAATCTTCTTGATTGAAAATGTATCTGTAATGCTTCAGGTAGTAGTTTTCAAATACAGAAAAAGAAAATTCGGGCTGGAATATGCCCAAAACAATAGACTGTTCAAAATGTCACCATTACACCACCATTATCAGAAAGAAGGATTTCACGAAAGTAAAATCGTAAACAGAATGATCATCATCGGGGTAATACTGGCTATTGTATGTCTGATCACATTAAAAATGAGATAA
- a CDS encoding alpha/beta fold hydrolase, whose translation MIFSTKKEKKYSYVEAGEGHPLVLLHGLMGGLSNFDKMVDFFSDRGFKVYVPQLPIYDLPVLNTNLTTIAKYIIKFIESHIEGPVSIVGNSMGGHVGLILTLARPDLVKNLVLTGSSGLYERTFGDSFPRKNDRSYIRKKTEEVFYDPKVATEDLVDEVFAVVNDRMKGIKTVMLARSAIKHNMLNDLPKIVTPTCLIWGKQDNVTPPEVAEDMHKFIPNSELFWIDKCGHAAMMEKPDEFNEILYNWIKDKV comes from the coding sequence ATGATATTTAGTACAAAAAAAGAAAAGAAATATTCCTATGTAGAAGCGGGAGAAGGACATCCATTAGTGCTGTTGCACGGGTTAATGGGTGGTTTGAGTAATTTCGATAAAATGGTAGATTTTTTTTCGGATAGAGGTTTCAAAGTATATGTTCCTCAGCTGCCGATCTACGATCTGCCGGTACTCAATACCAATCTTACCACTATCGCAAAATATATTATCAAGTTTATAGAAAGTCATATTGAGGGACCCGTCTCTATTGTAGGAAACTCAATGGGAGGGCACGTAGGGCTTATCTTAACTCTGGCAAGACCGGATCTTGTAAAGAATCTTGTTCTTACAGGAAGCTCCGGATTATATGAAAGAACTTTCGGGGACAGTTTTCCGAGAAAGAATGACCGCTCTTACATCAGAAAGAAGACGGAAGAGGTTTTCTATGATCCAAAGGTAGCAACAGAAGATCTTGTGGATGAAGTTTTTGCAGTAGTGAATGACAGAATGAAGGGAATTAAGACGGTAATGCTGGCGAGAAGTGCCATCAAACACAATATGCTGAATGATCTACCGAAGATTGTAACTCCTACGTGTTTGATCTGGGGTAAGCAGGATAATGTGACTCCACCGGAAGTGGCAGAAGATATGCACAAGTTTATTCCTAATTCCGAATTATTCTGGATTGATAAATGTGGCCATGCCGCCATGATGGAAAAACCGGATGAATTCAATGAAATCCTGTACAACTGGATAAAAGATAAAGTTTAA
- the yihA gene encoding ribosome biogenesis GTP-binding protein YihA/YsxC, giving the protein MIIKTAVFVKSSGKWQECPEPNIPEYAFIGRSNVGKSSLINAMMNHKDLAKTSQTPGKTQLINHFLVNEDWYLTDLPGYGYAKVSKVQRKDFEKLITNYILNRRNLVNLFVLVDVRHTPQKIDLEFIQWCGESGIPFSIVFTKADKLKPNVVVKNVEAYKAELHKTWEDLPELYITSAEKKEGGDNILNFIQKTNEFLKNNNISFDE; this is encoded by the coding sequence ATGATTATCAAGACAGCAGTGTTTGTAAAGAGTAGCGGAAAATGGCAGGAATGCCCTGAACCAAATATTCCCGAATATGCTTTTATCGGAAGGTCGAACGTAGGAAAGTCATCACTTATCAATGCGATGATGAACCATAAAGATTTGGCTAAAACTTCACAGACTCCGGGAAAAACCCAGCTGATCAATCATTTTTTGGTGAATGAGGACTGGTATCTTACCGATTTACCCGGATATGGGTATGCAAAAGTTTCAAAAGTTCAGCGAAAAGATTTTGAAAAACTGATTACCAATTATATTCTGAACAGAAGAAATCTTGTAAATCTTTTTGTTTTGGTAGATGTAAGGCACACTCCTCAGAAAATTGATCTGGAATTCATCCAATGGTGTGGAGAAAGCGGAATACCGTTTTCTATTGTCTTTACAAAAGCAGATAAACTAAAGCCGAATGTGGTTGTCAAAAATGTAGAAGCTTACAAGGCTGAATTGCATAAAACATGGGAAGATCTTCCAGAATTGTATATTACTTCTGCGGAAAAGAAAGAGGGTGGAGATAACATTCTCAACTTTATACAAAAGACGAATGAGTTTTTAAAGAATAATAATATCAGTTTCGATGAGTAA
- the murD gene encoding UDP-N-acetylmuramoyl-L-alanine--D-glutamate ligase, with protein sequence MKIVVLGGGESGCGAAYLAKKKGLEVFLSDKGAIKDNYKQFLTDNEIEFEEGNHDEERILNADWIVKSPGIPKKADIINKIHEKGIRLSSEIEFASEFTDAKIIAITGSNGKTTTTSLIYYILKNDGLNVGLGGNIGYSFAKQVADENHEYYVLEVSSFQLDDIQNFRPYISLLLNLSQDHLDQYNYNYEEYALAKFRITENQENDNFFIYNKDDEMSKNLLEKLEIKAKMIPFSIKEKLPEGGFINEDEIVVKMKDEFAMKVDELSLLGNHNVANSLAASIAGKILKINNESIRHSLMTFQAVEHRLEFVTEVDNVKYINDSKATNVNATYYALESMKTPTVWIVGGLDKGNDYTEIEDLVKRKVKAIVCLGIDNKKIIDFFKDKKEVIYDTSSMEEAVRISKSLAKKGDTVLLSPCCASFDLFKSYEDRGRQFKEQVLKANGH encoded by the coding sequence ATGAAAATAGTTGTTTTAGGAGGTGGAGAAAGCGGATGCGGAGCTGCTTATTTGGCTAAAAAGAAAGGTCTGGAAGTATTTCTTTCAGATAAAGGAGCCATTAAGGATAACTATAAGCAGTTTCTTACCGATAATGAAATTGAATTTGAAGAAGGAAACCACGATGAAGAAAGGATTTTAAATGCAGACTGGATCGTAAAAAGCCCGGGAATTCCGAAAAAGGCAGACATCATCAATAAAATTCATGAAAAAGGAATCAGACTTTCCTCTGAAATTGAATTTGCTTCTGAATTTACAGACGCCAAGATCATTGCCATTACCGGAAGCAACGGAAAAACAACCACCACTTCCCTGATCTATTATATCCTGAAAAATGACGGATTGAATGTAGGTTTGGGAGGAAATATAGGATACAGCTTTGCCAAGCAGGTTGCAGATGAAAATCATGAATATTATGTGCTGGAAGTAAGCTCTTTCCAATTGGATGATATTCAGAATTTCAGACCTTATATCTCTTTATTGTTGAATCTGTCTCAGGATCACCTGGATCAGTACAACTACAATTATGAGGAATATGCTTTGGCTAAATTCAGAATTACTGAAAATCAGGAGAATGACAACTTCTTCATCTATAATAAAGATGATGAAATGAGTAAAAATCTTCTTGAAAAGCTAGAAATAAAGGCTAAAATGATTCCTTTCTCCATCAAGGAGAAGTTACCGGAAGGAGGTTTCATCAATGAAGATGAAATTGTGGTAAAAATGAAAGACGAATTCGCTATGAAAGTTGATGAATTGTCTCTATTGGGAAATCACAATGTAGCCAACAGCTTAGCAGCTTCTATAGCAGGTAAGATATTAAAAATCAACAATGAAAGCATCAGACATTCATTGATGACCTTCCAGGCCGTAGAGCACAGATTGGAGTTTGTAACTGAAGTTGATAACGTAAAATACATCAACGACAGTAAAGCAACCAATGTAAACGCTACTTACTACGCCTTAGAAAGCATGAAAACACCAACCGTATGGATTGTTGGTGGATTAGATAAAGGAAATGACTATACCGAAATTGAAGATTTAGTCAAAAGAAAAGTAAAGGCAATCGTCTGCCTTGGAATAGACAACAAGAAAATCATAGATTTCTTTAAAGATAAAAAAGAAGTTATTTATGATACTTCAAGCATGGAAGAAGCCGTGAGAATTTCAAAATCATTGGCTAAAAAAGGCGATACCGTCTTATTATCTCCATGTTGCGCAAGCTTTGACTTGTTCAAAAGCTATGAAGACAGAGGACGCCAGTTTAAAGAACAGGTATTAAAAGCCAATGGCCATTAG
- a CDS encoding penicillin-binding transpeptidase domain-containing protein, translating into MQKQNEYDNKRKKTLRWGYLFAVVALCVFVMFLARIVILQNTNVQEIKDDYINKNYREATLKAARGNLFASDGSILATTVMRYDIYLDFKTMKDTVYSNNIGALTDSLSKMFGKSRGEFRQKFDEQKKKKNQYYTLAKGLDFDQYDRIRKFPIFKRGKNKGGFIVDRNYKRELATSEIGAGTIGMDNGELRSGLEGAFSKYLTGTDGKRLEQRINSSQWKPIDFWKVQEPVDGEDVYTTLDLRIQDIAHSALEKQLINFEAKHGTVIVMEVETGKVRALVNLRRTESGDYEDSYNYALKDNIEPGSTFKTISLLAAMDDGFIDENTTVNVGNGVWVYAKQRISDGHGGGTYDISDVLAKSSNVGTSKLITKYYAEKPQIFLDHLRRWKLFDKMDIELPGITKPKILTPQNKRWNAATLASISYGYSSNINLLQLTTFYNGVANGGKMLKPLFIDKIMKDGKVMYNAKPEVMVNKMASEKAIKMMTSALTKAVEKGTGRSIFTPNLKMAGKTGTARFEYWLPGPMKYRASFAGFYPADAPKYTCYVMISEPNTAKGFYGGSVSAPVFKEIAGKTFLKTPQNIEKEMLVDKKVNLSKMVEPNVKVAVNDKQMPNVVGLIGKNVIPQLENLGYRVDYKGVGRIKEQFPLEGTTISKNQRIYLSLQN; encoded by the coding sequence ATGCAAAAGCAAAATGAATACGACAATAAACGTAAGAAAACGTTACGATGGGGCTACCTCTTTGCAGTGGTAGCTTTGTGCGTGTTTGTCATGTTCCTGGCACGAATTGTCATCCTACAGAACACCAATGTCCAGGAAATAAAAGATGATTACATTAATAAAAACTATCGTGAAGCTACTTTAAAAGCTGCCCGCGGTAATCTTTTTGCTTCCGACGGTTCTATTCTCGCCACAACTGTGATGCGATATGACATCTATCTTGATTTCAAAACAATGAAAGATACGGTGTACTCCAATAACATCGGAGCATTAACTGATTCTCTAAGCAAAATGTTTGGAAAGTCCAGAGGAGAATTCAGACAGAAGTTTGACGAACAAAAGAAAAAGAAAAACCAGTACTATACTTTGGCAAAAGGACTGGATTTCGATCAGTACGACAGAATCCGAAAGTTCCCGATCTTCAAAAGAGGTAAAAATAAAGGAGGTTTTATTGTTGACAGAAATTATAAAAGAGAATTAGCCACTTCAGAAATCGGAGCCGGAACTATTGGAATGGATAACGGCGAGCTTAGATCCGGACTGGAAGGTGCTTTCTCAAAATATTTAACCGGAACAGACGGAAAAAGACTTGAACAGAGAATTAATTCTTCCCAATGGAAACCTATCGACTTCTGGAAAGTTCAGGAACCCGTTGACGGAGAAGATGTGTATACAACCTTAGATCTTAGAATTCAGGACATTGCACACTCTGCACTGGAGAAACAGCTTATTAATTTCGAGGCTAAACACGGAACCGTAATTGTGATGGAAGTGGAAACCGGAAAAGTACGTGCTCTTGTTAATTTAAGAAGAACAGAATCAGGAGATTATGAAGATTCTTACAACTATGCACTGAAAGATAATATCGAGCCCGGATCTACTTTTAAAACCATTTCACTTTTAGCAGCAATGGACGATGGATTCATTGATGAAAACACAACAGTAAACGTAGGAAACGGAGTTTGGGTATATGCCAAACAGAGAATCTCTGATGGTCACGGAGGAGGAACTTATGATATCAGTGATGTGTTGGCGAAGTCCAGTAACGTAGGAACTTCAAAACTGATCACAAAATATTATGCAGAAAAGCCCCAGATTTTCCTAGATCACCTGAGACGCTGGAAATTATTCGACAAAATGGATATAGAACTTCCGGGAATTACTAAACCGAAGATCTTAACTCCACAAAATAAAAGATGGAATGCTGCAACATTGGCTTCTATCTCTTACGGATACTCTTCCAATATCAACCTGCTGCAGCTGACAACATTCTACAACGGAGTGGCTAACGGAGGAAAAATGCTTAAGCCTCTATTCATTGATAAAATCATGAAAGACGGAAAGGTAATGTATAATGCAAAACCTGAAGTGATGGTGAATAAAATGGCTTCTGAAAAAGCGATTAAGATGATGACCAGCGCTTTAACCAAAGCCGTAGAAAAAGGAACCGGACGAAGCATCTTTACCCCTAACCTGAAAATGGCAGGAAAAACAGGTACTGCAAGATTTGAATACTGGCTGCCAGGTCCAATGAAGTACCGCGCATCCTTTGCAGGATTTTATCCGGCTGACGCTCCAAAATATACTTGTTATGTAATGATTAGTGAACCTAATACCGCAAAAGGATTTTATGGAGGTTCCGTTTCAGCACCGGTGTTTAAAGAAATTGCAGGAAAAACATTCCTGAAAACACCTCAGAATATTGAAAAAGAAATGCTGGTAGACAAAAAGGTAAACCTGAGCAAAATGGTAGAACCTAATGTGAAAGTAGCAGTCAATGATAAGCAAATGCCTAATGTAGTAGGATTAATCGGGAAAAATGTGATTCCGCAGCTGGAGAACTTAGGCTACCGTGTCGATTATAAAGGAGTAGGAAGAATTAAAGAACAATTCCCTCTGGAAGGCACAACAATCAGTAAGAACCAGAGAATTTATTTGTCTCTGCAGAATTAA
- the mraZ gene encoding division/cell wall cluster transcriptional repressor MraZ, translating to MKNFIGTYECKIDDKGRLKVPSSLIKQMENFEDKAFVVKRSVFQPCLEVYPMNAWDKLMGKINKLNRFIKKNADFIRMFTAGVKTVELDNAGRLQISKDLTIFANLQKDTVITSAGELFEIWDKEAYEKVIATNEADFASLAEDVMGSFDEE from the coding sequence ATGAAAAATTTCATTGGGACATATGAGTGCAAAATTGACGACAAAGGCCGCCTGAAAGTTCCTTCATCTTTAATCAAACAGATGGAAAACTTCGAAGACAAGGCATTTGTAGTCAAAAGATCTGTGTTCCAACCCTGTCTGGAAGTTTACCCTATGAATGCATGGGACAAACTAATGGGCAAAATTAATAAACTGAACAGATTCATAAAAAAGAATGCTGATTTCATACGAATGTTTACGGCAGGAGTAAAAACAGTAGAATTGGATAATGCAGGAAGACTACAGATCTCAAAAGATCTGACAATTTTTGCAAATCTTCAAAAAGACACTGTGATTACCAGCGCGGGAGAGCTCTTCGAAATTTGGGACAAAGAAGCCTATGAAAAGGTAATTGCCACCAATGAAGCAGATTTTGCAAGCCTGGCCGAAGATGTGATGGGCTCTTTCGATGAAGAATAA
- a CDS encoding UDP-N-acetylmuramoyl-L-alanyl-D-glutamate--2,6-diaminopimelate ligase, translating into MIITELVNRIPVLEIHGDNNREVTELVIDSRKVTENSLYIAIRGSVVDGHTFIASAIEKGAAAIVCEEFPETLAENVTYVQVKDSSKALGHLASNFYGNPSQKLKLIGVTGTNGKTSVSTLLFDVFKNLGYSAALLSTVEIRIDEEIIPATHTTPDVITINRILAEAVEKGCEFAFMEVSSHGIAQNRIEGLHFKIAGFTNLTHDHLDYHKTFEEYLKTKKRFFDQLEDTAIAITNVDDKNGNVMLQNTKAKKKSYALKTMADYHGKLLEVDFNGMLLNFNGKEFWTTLTGKFNVYNLLLVFGIAEELGFGQDEILQAISKLKRVSGRFETFKSDGGIFFIVDYAHTPDALENILDSINDIRTKNERLITVFGCGGDRDHSKRPEMGNIATKKSTLAIITSDNPRTEDPAQIIKEIEAGVEPQNFSKYTSIPDRKEAIKMAIKFAEPKDIVLVAGKGHETYQDINGVKHHFDDKEVINELWKLMSK; encoded by the coding sequence ATGATTATAACAGAATTAGTAAACAGAATCCCAGTCTTGGAAATTCACGGTGATAACAACCGTGAGGTTACTGAATTGGTGATCGACAGCAGAAAAGTTACAGAGAATTCTCTTTACATTGCGATAAGAGGATCCGTAGTGGATGGCCATACATTCATTGCATCTGCTATTGAAAAAGGTGCTGCCGCAATTGTTTGCGAAGAATTCCCTGAAACATTGGCGGAAAATGTAACCTATGTTCAGGTAAAAGATTCATCTAAAGCTTTAGGTCATCTTGCTTCTAATTTTTATGGAAATCCTTCACAGAAATTGAAGCTGATAGGGGTTACCGGAACTAACGGAAAAACATCTGTTTCTACCCTTCTTTTTGATGTTTTCAAAAATCTGGGGTATTCAGCAGCTTTACTTTCCACTGTTGAAATCAGAATTGATGAAGAAATAATTCCGGCTACCCACACTACTCCTGATGTAATTACCATCAACAGGATTTTAGCGGAAGCTGTAGAAAAAGGATGCGAATTTGCTTTCATGGAAGTGAGTTCACACGGGATTGCCCAAAACAGAATTGAAGGATTACATTTCAAAATAGCGGGCTTCACTAACCTTACTCATGATCATTTAGATTATCATAAAACGTTTGAAGAATATTTAAAAACAAAGAAAAGATTCTTTGATCAATTAGAAGATACAGCCATTGCCATCACCAATGTGGATGACAAAAATGGCAATGTCATGCTTCAGAACACCAAGGCTAAAAAGAAGTCTTATGCTCTGAAAACCATGGCAGATTATCACGGAAAATTATTGGAAGTGGATTTCAACGGAATGCTGTTGAACTTCAACGGAAAAGAATTCTGGACAACATTAACCGGAAAATTTAATGTATACAATTTGCTGCTTGTCTTCGGAATTGCTGAAGAACTAGGTTTCGGGCAGGATGAAATTCTTCAGGCCATCAGTAAATTAAAAAGAGTTTCCGGAAGATTTGAAACTTTCAAATCTGATGGTGGGATTTTCTTTATCGTAGACTATGCACACACTCCGGATGCGTTGGAAAACATCCTGGACAGCATTAACGATATCAGAACCAAAAATGAAAGACTAATCACTGTATTCGGATGCGGAGGAGACAGGGATCACTCCAAAAGACCTGAAATGGGAAATATTGCCACTAAAAAATCAACACTGGCAATCATCACTTCAGACAATCCGAGAACAGAAGATCCTGCACAGATCATCAAAGAAATTGAAGCAGGTGTTGAACCCCAGAATTTCAGCAAATACACTTCAATTCCGGACAGAAAAGAAGCCATAAAAATGGCCATCAAGTTTGCAGAACCCAAAGATATTGTTTTAGTTGCCGGCAAAGGCCACGAAACCTATCAGGATATAAATGGTGTGAAACATCATTTTGATGACAAAGAAGTAATTAATGAGCTTTGGAAATTAATGAGCAAGTAA